In a genomic window of Longimicrobiales bacterium:
- a CDS encoding nuclear transport factor 2 family protein has product MPQQHPVSVETLKAILDAFNAHDLDAIMGYFADDCTFDMPRGPEPWGQRFTGKAAVREGLATRFKGLPDVHYGDDRHWVSGNFGVSEWLLTGTTPEGRSVRVRGCDHWEFRDGQVIR; this is encoded by the coding sequence ATGCCCCAGCAGCACCCGGTGTCGGTCGAGACGCTGAAGGCGATCCTCGACGCATTCAACGCCCACGATCTCGACGCGATCATGGGATATTTCGCCGACGACTGCACCTTCGACATGCCCCGTGGGCCGGAGCCGTGGGGACAGCGCTTCACCGGCAAGGCCGCGGTGCGCGAGGGGCTGGCAACGCGCTTTAAGGGCCTTCCGGACGTGCACTACGGCGATGATCGCCACTGGGTCAGTGGCAACTTCGGCGTGTCGGAGTGGCTCCTGACCGGCACGACGCCGGAGGGGCGCAGTGTCCGCGTGCGCGGATGCGACCACTGGGAGTTCCGGGACGGGCAGGTCATCAGG